The following are encoded in a window of Thermoanaerobacter ethanolicus JW 200 genomic DNA:
- the ltrA gene encoding group II intron reverse transcriptase/maturase has product MDSKDMQRLQTTQQRGYPLNREMEFQKTTEVHSISSASEDGRNEVQRYTSKMLEMIVERRNMEAAYKRVVANKGSHGVDGMEVDELLPYLKENWATIKQQLLEGKYKPQPVRRVEIPKPDGGVRLLGIPTVLDRLIQQAIAQILNKVYNHTFSDSSYGFRPGRSAKDAIKAAEAYINEGYTWVVDMDLEKFFDRVNHDIIMSKLEKRIGDKRVLKLIRRYLESGVMINGIKVSTEEGTPQGGPLSPLLANIMLDELDKELEKRGHKFCRYADDCNIYVKSRSAGNRVMRSIKKFIESKLKLKVNEAKSAVDRPWRRKFLGFSFYTKENEVRIRIHEKSIKRFKEKVREITNRNKGISMENRIKRLNQITTGWVNYFGLADAKSIMKTLDEWIRRRLRACIWKQWKKIKTKHDNLVKLGVEEQKAWEYANTRKGYWRISNSPILNKTLTNKYFESIGYKSLSQRYLIVHNS; this is encoded by the coding sequence ATGGACTCGAAAGATATGCAGAGACTGCAGACAACTCAACAAAGAGGCTATCCGTTGAATAGAGAAATGGAATTTCAAAAGACAACGGAAGTGCATAGTATATCATCGGCGTCGGAAGATGGAAGAAACGAAGTACAAAGATATACCAGCAAGATGCTTGAAATGATAGTAGAACGAAGGAACATGGAAGCAGCATACAAGCGCGTTGTTGCAAATAAAGGAAGCCATGGAGTCGATGGGATGGAAGTAGATGAACTTCTACCGTATCTCAAAGAAAACTGGGCAACCATAAAACAACAACTGCTGGAGGGGAAATACAAACCACAACCAGTGCGAAGAGTAGAAATTCCCAAACCAGATGGAGGAGTAAGACTACTAGGAATACCTACAGTACTAGACAGACTAATACAACAAGCAATAGCCCAAATACTAAATAAAGTCTACAACCATACATTTTCTGATAGCAGTTATGGATTCAGACCAGGACGCAGTGCAAAAGACGCAATAAAAGCCGCAGAAGCATACATAAATGAAGGATACACATGGGTTGTAGATATGGACTTAGAAAAATTCTTTGACAGAGTAAACCACGACATAATAATGTCCAAACTAGAAAAGCGGATAGGGGACAAAAGAGTACTAAAGTTAATACGAAGATACCTAGAATCAGGAGTAATGATAAACGGAATCAAAGTATCAACAGAAGAAGGGACACCCCAAGGAGGGCCATTAAGTCCCCTATTAGCAAACATAATGTTGGACGAACTAGACAAAGAACTTGAGAAACGAGGGCATAAATTCTGCCGATATGCAGATGACTGCAACATATATGTAAAAAGCAGGTCTGCAGGAAACAGAGTAATGAGAAGCATAAAGAAATTCATAGAAAGCAAATTAAAACTAAAAGTCAACGAAGCAAAAAGTGCTGTAGATAGACCATGGAGAAGAAAATTTCTTGGATTTTCATTCTATACAAAAGAAAACGAAGTAAGAATAAGAATCCATGAAAAATCCATCAAAAGGTTTAAGGAAAAAGTAAGAGAAATAACCAATCGGAACAAGGGAATAAGCATGGAAAACAGAATAAAAAGACTAAATCAAATAACAACAGGATGGGTCAACTATTTTGGATTAGCAGACGCGAAAAGCATAATGAAAACCCTTGACGAATGGATAAGGCGAAGACTAAGGGCATGTATATGGAAACAATGGAAGAAGATAAAAACGAAGCATGATAACTTAGTAAAACTAGGAGTAGAAGAACAAAAAGCCTGGGAATACGCCAATACAAGGAAAGGCTACTGGAGAATATCCAATAGCCCAATCCTAAATAAGACTCTTACAAATAAATACTTTGAAAGCATAGGTTATAAGAGTTTATCCCAAAGATATCTAATTGTACACAATTCCTAA
- the cphA gene encoding cyanophycin synthetase has protein sequence MIIKDIRVYRGRNIYSHRPVIKMVVDIERLDIPTKDIPNFNERLIKRLPSLSKHSCSYGYEGGFLKRLEEGTYLPHVTEHIILELQNMLGYDVKFGRARNIEGDLYYIIYEYGLEECGIRVGKLAVEMVNKFIQGEEFDLEERLERIRNIIAEIELGPSTMAIKNEALKAGIPVTRVGNGSILRLGYGKYQKMIEGTISQNTSCIAVDIASDKILTKQILRDHGFPVPEGDVAYNEEEAIAIAEEIGYPVAIKPYNGNQGKGVHLNITNKEEVSIAYRNAKAYSDLVIVEKHIKGKHYRVLVVGEKVVAVAEKIPAHVIGDGIHTIEELVEMENKNPLRGKGHEKPLTKLTIDTISKMILKKQGFDLEDIPKKGQKVFLRESANLSTGGIAIDKTDDIHPYNIEIAVRAAKAIGLDIAGIDITMEDIKKPLTKENGAIIEINASPGIRMHHYPSKGKPRNVAKAIVDMLFPKGSKATIPIISITGTNGKTTVTRMTAHILKTYGYTVGMTCTDGIYIDDTCVYKGDNTGPKSARTCLADKNIDAAVLETARGGIIREGLGYDLADVGVITNISEDHLGIDGIETLEDLAFVKALVVEAVKEDGYSVLNADDPMTTYLAQRAKGKIIYFSMYDNNLTVKKHIEKGGIAVYVKDGVIVIANGQIIPVVKIEEIPAALSGKVLYNVENALAAIAASYGVKVPVNIIAKGIKTFYCDTTHNPGRFNLFNVGNFRVLVDYGHNIAGIKSVIEAAQKLDANRLIGVIGVPGDRINSSILKVGEICGQGFDFIYVKEDLDLRGRKPGEVAKLLEQGAIKGGIDRKKIKTILKETEALRAAMYNAEGGDLIVVFYEKYQPIIEVIEEFIKNKDLKNIEIKLERA, from the coding sequence ATGATTATTAAAGATATAAGGGTATATCGAGGGAGAAATATATACAGCCATAGACCTGTAATAAAAATGGTAGTAGATATAGAGAGATTGGATATTCCTACAAAAGATATACCCAACTTTAATGAGAGATTGATAAAACGGCTTCCTAGCCTATCAAAACATAGTTGTTCTTACGGATATGAAGGGGGATTTCTAAAGAGATTAGAGGAAGGCACCTATTTACCCCATGTGACAGAGCATATAATTTTGGAACTACAAAATATGCTAGGGTATGATGTAAAATTTGGAAGAGCGAGAAATATAGAAGGGGATTTGTATTATATAATTTATGAATATGGATTAGAAGAGTGTGGCATAAGAGTGGGGAAATTAGCGGTTGAAATGGTAAATAAATTTATACAGGGGGAAGAATTTGATTTAGAAGAAAGACTAGAAAGAATACGCAATATAATTGCTGAGATAGAACTAGGGCCTAGCACAATGGCTATAAAAAATGAAGCTTTAAAAGCGGGAATCCCAGTTACAAGGGTGGGAAATGGAAGCATTTTGCGGCTAGGTTATGGGAAATATCAAAAAATGATTGAAGGCACAATTTCACAAAATACTAGTTGTATTGCTGTAGACATAGCATCAGATAAAATCTTGACAAAGCAGATTTTAAGAGACCATGGATTTCCTGTGCCGGAAGGAGATGTTGCTTACAATGAAGAAGAAGCGATTGCTATTGCGGAAGAAATTGGATATCCTGTCGCTATAAAACCTTACAACGGAAATCAAGGCAAAGGAGTTCATTTAAACATAACCAATAAAGAAGAAGTAAGTATAGCCTATAGAAACGCCAAAGCTTACAGTGACCTTGTTATTGTAGAAAAACATATAAAGGGAAAACATTACAGAGTATTAGTTGTAGGTGAAAAAGTAGTAGCGGTAGCTGAAAAAATTCCTGCCCATGTGATAGGAGATGGAATTCATACTATTGAAGAATTAGTAGAAATGGAAAATAAAAATCCTTTAAGAGGAAAAGGCCATGAAAAACCCCTTACCAAACTCACAATAGATACGATTTCTAAAATGATCCTTAAAAAACAAGGATTTGATCTAGAAGATATCCCCAAAAAAGGGCAAAAAGTGTTTTTAAGGGAAAGCGCAAACTTAAGTACAGGAGGAATTGCAATAGACAAAACAGATGACATTCACCCATATAACATAGAAATTGCTGTAAGAGCGGCAAAAGCCATTGGCCTTGATATAGCTGGTATAGACATTACAATGGAGGACATAAAAAAGCCTCTAACTAAAGAAAATGGAGCAATAATTGAAATAAATGCATCTCCGGGCATAAGGATGCACCATTATCCTAGCAAAGGTAAACCTAGAAATGTAGCAAAAGCGATTGTAGATATGCTTTTCCCTAAAGGAAGCAAAGCTACCATACCTATTATATCTATTACGGGTACAAACGGGAAAACTACAGTCACCAGGATGACAGCTCATATTTTAAAAACCTATGGCTATACTGTAGGAATGACTTGTACTGACGGCATTTATATCGATGACACCTGTGTCTACAAAGGTGACAATACTGGTCCTAAAAGTGCAAGAACTTGTCTTGCTGATAAAAACATAGATGCTGCAGTGTTAGAAACAGCAAGAGGAGGTATTATAAGGGAAGGTTTAGGTTACGATTTGGCAGATGTAGGGGTGATAACCAATATTTCAGAAGACCATCTTGGCATTGATGGGATAGAGACTTTAGAAGACTTGGCTTTTGTTAAGGCTTTAGTGGTGGAAGCGGTAAAAGAAGACGGTTATAGTGTTTTAAATGCTGATGACCCGATGACCACTTATTTGGCCCAAAGGGCAAAAGGGAAAATAATATATTTTTCAATGTACGATAATAACCTCACTGTAAAAAAACATATAGAAAAAGGCGGAATAGCAGTATACGTTAAAGACGGTGTCATCGTTATAGCGAATGGGCAAATAATTCCTGTTGTAAAGATAGAGGAGATTCCTGCAGCTTTGTCAGGGAAAGTTTTGTACAACGTGGAAAATGCTCTTGCAGCTATCGCTGCTTCTTATGGAGTAAAAGTGCCTGTAAATATTATTGCAAAAGGTATAAAGACATTTTACTGCGATACTACACACAATCCTGGGAGGTTTAACTTGTTTAATGTAGGTAATTTCCGTGTATTAGTAGATTATGGCCACAACATAGCTGGAATAAAAAGTGTAATAGAAGCAGCACAAAAACTTGATGCGAACAGGCTCATCGGTGTGATAGGAGTTCCAGGAGATAGAATAAATTCTAGCATATTAAAAGTAGGAGAAATTTGTGGTCAAGGATTTGACTTTATATATGTAAAAGAAGATTTAGATTTAAGAGGTAGAAAACCGGGAGAAGTAGCTAAATTATTAGAACAAGGTGCAATAAAAGGGGGTATAGATAGGAAAAAAATAAAGACTATTTTAAAAGAGACAGAAGCATTAAGGGCGGCTATGTACAATGCTGAAGGAGGAGATTTAATAGTAGTCTTTTATGAAAAATATCAGCCAATTATAGAGGTGATAGAGGAGTTTATCAAAAACAAAGATTTGAAAAATATTGAAATAAAATTAGAAAGGGCTTGA